A single Argentina anserina chromosome 7, drPotAnse1.1, whole genome shotgun sequence DNA region contains:
- the LOC126801728 gene encoding hydroxyproline O-arabinosyltransferase RDN2, giving the protein MIGRKNMGRASPLLLVLLALGFFFATYNLLTMILHYRPAGKWVGDNNNDLLLADPLVEMPENVKFKSSKSPFHVALTATDAPYSKWQCRIMYYWYKKMKDMPGSEMGGFTRILHSGTADNLMDEIPTMVVDPLPAGLDRGYIVLNRPWAFVQWLEKATIEEEYVLMAEPDHIFIRPLPNLAHGGYPAAFPFFYIKPTQNEKIIRKFYPEDNGPVTNIDPIGNSPVIIKKDLLEKIAPTWVNMSLSMKEDTETDKAFGWVLEMYAYAVASALHGVQHVLRKDFMLQPPWDVEIGKKFIIHYTYGCDYNLKGELTYGKIGEWRFDKRSFLRGPPPRNLPLPPPGVPESVATLVKMVNEATANIPNWDTQ; this is encoded by the exons ATGATTGGGAGGAAGAATATGGGGCGTGCTTCACCATTACTCTTAGTTCTTTTGGCTCTTGGGTTTTTCTTTGCCACTTACAATCTTCTGACAATGATACTCCACTATAGACCTGCTGGGAAGTGGGTAGGTGATAACAACAATGATCTTTTGCTGGCTGACCCCCTTGTTGAGATGCCTGAGAATGTGAAATTCAAAAGTTCCAAATCGCCATTTCATGTTGCCTTGACAGCAACCGATGCTCCTTACAGCAAATGGCAGTGTCGAATTATGTACTATTGGTATAAGAAGATGAAGGACATGCCTGGATCAGAAATGGGAGGATTTACTCGGATTTTGCATTCTGGAACTGCTGACAACTTGATGGATGAAATTCCCACTATGGTGGTTGATCCTCTGCCTGCTGGTCTTGATCGG GGGTATATTGTCTTAAATAGACCGTGGGCTTTTGTGCAATGGCTGGAAAAGGCTACAATTGAGGAAGA ATATGTGTTGATGGCAGAGCCTGATCATATATTTATACGACCTCTTCCTAATCTGGCGCATGGAGGATATCCTGCTGCCTTCCCTTTTTTCTACATCAAACCTACACAGAATGAGAAGATCATAAGAAAGTTTTACCCCGAAGATAATGGCCCAGTAACAAATATTGATCCAATTGGAAATTCTCCAGTAATCATTAAGAAG GATTTGCTGGAAAAGATTGCTCCGACATGGGTGAATATGTCTTTGAGCATGAAAGAAGACACAGAGACTGATAAAGCTTTTGGATGGGTGCTGGAGAT GTATGCTTATGCCGTAGCATCTGCGTTGCACGGTGTGCAGCATGTTCTTCGGAAGGACTTTATGCTGCAG CCTCCTTGGGATGTGGAAATTGGTAAAAAGTTTATTATTCATTATACTTATGGATGTGACTACAACTTAAAG GGTGAGCTCACATATGGTAAAATTGGGGAGTGGAGATTTGATAAGAGATCATTTCTACGTGGGCCTCCACCAAGAAATCTTCCTTTACCCCCTCCTGGGGTTCCAGAGAGTGTG GCCACTCTTGTAAAGATGGTGAATGAAGCTACTGCTAACATTCCTAATTGGGACACTCAATAG
- the LOC126803417 gene encoding uncharacterized protein LOC126803417 has translation MATLLAWGKVRDHDRKHSNKLLQTQKKLSSKQARWQDLLAEFDYTIEYKLGKANVVADALSRKVKFTSISQATSPLLIKIKERLKVDHQVQSLITLVTEGKTWRFWLDDELLYTKGRRIYIPKWGSLWKELIKECHNSKWSGHLGKSPATFKFTKSWHEQIELARAALHKVAKKIKKWAYKKRRHVEFKEGDLVFVKLLPQQFKAFRKMHKGLIRMYEGLFEVIKRVGQVSYKLNPLPPS, from the exons ATGGCAACATTACTTGCTTGGGGAAAAGTTCGTGATCATGACCGAAAACATAGCAACAAGCTACTTCAAACCCAAAAGAAGTTAAGTTCAAAGCAAGCAAGGTGGCAAGACCTCTTGGCGGAGTTCGACTACACCATAGAGTACAAGCTCGGAAAGGCGAACGTGGTAGCAGACGCGCTAAGCCGCAAGGTGAAATTTACAAGCATCTCTCAAGCTACTAGCCCATTGTTAATTAAGATCAAAGAAAGACTTAAGGTAGATCATCAAGTACAAAGCCTCATTACCTTAGTCACCGAAGGGAAAACGTGGAGGTTTTGGCTAGATGATGAACTTCTCTATACCAAAGGCCGCCGCATCTATATTCCAAAGTGGGGAAGCTTATGGAAGGAGCTTATCAAGGAATGCCATAATTCCAAATGGTCCGGGCACCTAG GGAAGAGTCCAGCAACATTCAAGTTTACCAAGTCATGGCATGAGCAAATAGAGTTAGCTCGAGCGGCGTTGCACAAGGTTgccaagaaaataaagaagtgGGCATACAAGAAGAGGAGGCATGTTGAGTTCAAGGAAGGCGACCTTGTATTTGTGAAACTCTTGCCACAACAATTCAAGGCCTTTAGGAAGATGCACAAGGGCTTGATCCGCATGTATGAAGGGTTATTTGAAGTCATCAAACGTGTAGGCCAAGTTTCATACAAGCTCAACCCCCTCCCCCCAAGTTAA